In the genome of Campylobacter avium LMG 24591, the window TTAGCTTACGCTATGCCGCCAACGGCAGGCGAGGGCATAGGTATAGATAGGCTTGTGATGATTTTAACTAATAAAAAATCAATCAGGGATGTTATACTTTTCCCAGCTATGAGACCGCTTAAAACAGATTTAAAGGAGAATAAATGAGTTTGCAAGACTTTGACAAGGAAATTTACGATTTAGCGAATTTAGAGCTTAAGAGGCAGTGTGAAGACCTAGAAATGATAGCTAGTGAAAATTTCACATTACCAGAGGTTATGGAGGCTATGGGCAGCATTCTTACCAACAAATACGCAGAAGGCTATCCTAGCAAGAGATATTACGGAGGCTGTGAATTTGTAGATGAGATAGAAAATATAGCCATAAACAGATGTAAGCAGCTTTTTAACTGTGAATTTGCAAATGTTCAGCCAAATTCAGGCTCGCAGGCAAATCAAGGTGTTTATATGGCTTTACTAAATCCAGGCGATAAAATTTTAGGTATGGATTTGAGCCACGGAGGACACTTAACCCACGGAGCCAAGGTAAGTTCCTCAGGAAAGCTTTATGAAAGCTTTTTTTACGGGGTTGAGCTAGACGGTCGTATAAATTACGATAAGGTAAGAGAAATTGCACACATAGTAAAACCTAAGATGATAGTGTGCGGTGCTAGTGCTTATGCTAGGGTGATTGATTTTGCTAAATTTAGAGAAATAGCAGATGAGGTTGGAGCTTACCTTTTCGCTGACGTAGCTCATATTGCCGGACTTATAGTAGGAGGTGTTCATCCAAGTGCCTTCCCTCACGCACATGTAGTTAGCTCAACAACTCACAAGACCCTAAGAGGCCCAAGAGGCGGTATCATCATGACTAATGATGAGGAGATAGCTAAGAAAATAAATTCAGCAATTTTCCCTGGAATTCAAGGCGGCCCATTAATGCATGTGATAGCGGCAAAAGCCGTTGGCTTTAAGTATAATCTCTCTTCTGAGTGGAAAGCTTATGCTAAGCAAGTTGTAGATAATGCACAGGTTTTAGCTAAGGTTCTTATGCAAAGAAATTATAAACTAGTAAGCGATGGAACTGATAATCACCTTGTATTAATGAATTTCTTAGATAAAGAATTTAGCGGTAAGGACGCTGATATAGCACTAGGCAAGGCTGGTATAACTGTTAATAAAAACACAGTTCCTGGCGAAAAAAGAAGTCCTTTCGTAACAAGCGGCGTTCGTATAGGAACCCCAGCCCTTACAGCTCGCGGTTTCAAAGAAAAAGAAATAGAAATAGTAGCAAATTCAATAGCAGATGTTTTGGATGACATAAACAATGAAAAAGTCCAAAGCCAAACCAAAGAAAAATTAAAAAAACTTGCTAGCGAATTTATAATTTACACAAAGGCTATGTTTTGATAACATCTATGGATTTGTCGCTTATAAAGATTATAAGCGACCATTATTACATAAAACGCGATAAGATTGTTAGTAAATTTGCACATAGGGGTAGGTATTTTTTCAATA includes:
- a CDS encoding serine hydroxymethyltransferase, with the translated sequence MSLQDFDKEIYDLANLELKRQCEDLEMIASENFTLPEVMEAMGSILTNKYAEGYPSKRYYGGCEFVDEIENIAINRCKQLFNCEFANVQPNSGSQANQGVYMALLNPGDKILGMDLSHGGHLTHGAKVSSSGKLYESFFYGVELDGRINYDKVREIAHIVKPKMIVCGASAYARVIDFAKFREIADEVGAYLFADVAHIAGLIVGGVHPSAFPHAHVVSSTTHKTLRGPRGGIIMTNDEEIAKKINSAIFPGIQGGPLMHVIAAKAVGFKYNLSSEWKAYAKQVVDNAQVLAKVLMQRNYKLVSDGTDNHLVLMNFLDKEFSGKDADIALGKAGITVNKNTVPGEKRSPFVTSGVRIGTPALTARGFKEKEIEIVANSIADVLDDINNEKVQSQTKEKLKKLASEFIIYTKAMF